A genomic region of Klebsiella sp. RIT-PI-d contains the following coding sequences:
- the nifJ gene encoding pyruvate:ferredoxin (flavodoxin) oxidoreductase, producing the protein MITIDGNGAAASVAFRTSEVIAIYPITPSSTMAEQADAWAGNGVKNIWGDVPRVVEMQSEAGAIATVHGALQTGALSTSFTSSQGLLLMIPTLYKLAGQLTPFVLHVAARTVATHALSIFGDHSDVMAIRQTGCAMLCAANVQEAQDFALISHIATLKSRVPFIHFFDGFRTSHEITKIVPLSDDTIRGLMPQAEIDAHRARALNPEHPVIRGTSANPDTYFQSREATNPWYNAVYDQVEAAMDAFADATGRQYQPFEYYGHPQAERVVILMGSAIGTCEEVVDELLTRGEKVGVLKVRLYRPFSAAHLLRVLPESARTIAVLDRTKEPGAHAEPLYLDVMTSLAEAFNRGERETLPRVTGGRYGLSSKEFGPECVMAVFNELSAAQPKPRFTVGIYDDVTNLSLPLPENTLPARARLEALFYGLGSDGSVSATKNNIKIIGNATPWYAQGYFVYDSKKAGGLTVSHLRVSEHPIRSAYLISHADFVGCHQLQFIDKYQMAERLKPGGIFLLNTPYAADDVWSRLPQEVQAILKQKKARFYVVNAAKIARECGLGARINTVMQMAFFHLTNILPGDTALTALQGAIAKSYSSKGQELVERNWQALAMSRESLAEVPVQDIDTSSPVRPPVVSDEAPDFVKTVTAAMLAGLGDALPVSALPPDGTWPVGTTQWEKRNIAEEIPIWKPEICTQCNHCVAACPHSAIRAKVVSPQAMEQAPDALQSLDVKSRDMRGQKYVLQVAPEDCTGCNLCVEVCPAKDRQNPEIKAINMLPRLEHVEEEKVNYDYFLELPEIDRSKLERIDIRTSQLITPLFEYSGACSGCGETPYIKLLTQLYGDRMMIANATGCSSIYGGNLPSTPYTTDANGRGPAWANSLFEDNAEFGLGFRLSVDKHRDRAMRLLDTFADKIPAELNSALHAEATPEVRREQVAELRQHLANVEGAEQLLTDADALVEKSIWLIGGDGWAYDIGFGGLDHVMSLTENVNILVLDTQCYSNTGGQASKATPLGAVTKFGEHGKRKARKDLGVSMMMYGHVYVAQISLGAQLNQTVKAIQEAESYPGPSLIIAYSPCEEHGYDLALSHDQMRQLTTTGFWPLFRFDPRRADEGKIPLALDSRPPSDALAETLLNEQRFRRLNSQQPEVAEQLWKDAAADLQKRYDFLAQLAGKAEKAPSE; encoded by the coding sequence ATGATCACGATTGACGGTAATGGTGCGGCCGCCTCAGTAGCGTTTCGAACCAGCGAAGTTATCGCCATTTATCCCATTACGCCAAGTTCGACGATGGCTGAACAGGCTGATGCCTGGGCGGGAAATGGCGTCAAAAATATCTGGGGTGATGTTCCACGGGTTGTGGAAATGCAGTCGGAGGCTGGCGCTATCGCCACCGTACACGGCGCATTGCAAACTGGCGCGCTTTCAACCTCGTTTACATCATCGCAGGGCCTGCTGTTGATGATCCCGACTCTCTATAAGCTTGCGGGCCAACTTACACCGTTTGTCCTGCACGTGGCGGCCCGTACCGTCGCCACGCATGCGCTATCAATCTTCGGCGATCACTCGGATGTGATGGCGATACGCCAGACCGGCTGCGCCATGCTTTGCGCGGCAAATGTTCAGGAAGCGCAGGATTTCGCGCTGATCTCTCATATTGCTACGCTTAAATCGCGCGTGCCATTTATTCATTTCTTTGATGGCTTTCGTACCTCGCATGAAATCACGAAAATCGTTCCTCTTTCTGATGACACGATCCGTGGCCTGATGCCGCAGGCAGAAATTGACGCCCATCGTGCACGTGCGCTCAACCCGGAACATCCGGTGATCCGTGGCACCTCCGCGAACCCGGATACGTACTTCCAGTCGCGTGAAGCCACCAATCCCTGGTATAACGCGGTGTACGATCAGGTCGAAGCAGCAATGGATGCTTTTGCTGACGCCACCGGGCGGCAATATCAACCGTTTGAATATTACGGCCACCCGCAGGCAGAGCGTGTGGTGATCCTGATGGGTTCGGCTATCGGCACCTGTGAAGAGGTAGTGGATGAACTGCTGACCCGTGGCGAAAAAGTGGGTGTGCTTAAAGTCCGGTTATATCGTCCTTTCTCGGCGGCGCATCTGTTACGCGTACTGCCTGAAAGCGCACGGACTATCGCCGTGCTCGATCGCACCAAAGAGCCGGGTGCTCATGCTGAACCACTTTATCTGGATGTTATGACATCGCTTGCCGAAGCGTTTAATCGCGGCGAGCGTGAAACATTGCCGCGAGTAACTGGCGGTCGCTACGGCCTCTCGTCGAAAGAGTTTGGACCGGAATGCGTGATGGCGGTGTTTAATGAACTTAGCGCGGCGCAGCCTAAGCCGCGTTTTACGGTGGGCATTTACGACGACGTAACCAATCTTTCTCTTCCGTTACCAGAAAATACCCTGCCTGCCAGAGCCCGGCTCGAAGCACTGTTTTACGGCCTCGGCAGCGACGGTAGCGTGTCGGCCACCAAAAATAATATCAAAATTATTGGTAATGCCACGCCGTGGTATGCTCAGGGCTATTTCGTTTATGATTCCAAAAAAGCCGGTGGCCTGACCGTTTCGCACCTGCGCGTTAGCGAACATCCTATCCGCTCGGCTTACCTGATCTCTCATGCCGATTTTGTCGGCTGCCACCAGCTTCAGTTTATCGATAAATACCAGATGGCAGAACGCCTGAAGCCAGGCGGTATTTTTCTGCTGAACACGCCTTATGCCGCCGATGACGTCTGGTCGCGATTGCCGCAGGAAGTTCAGGCGATCCTGAAGCAGAAAAAAGCCCGTTTTTATGTGGTCAACGCCGCGAAAATTGCCCGTGAGTGTGGCCTGGGTGCCCGTATTAATACCGTCATGCAGATGGCCTTCTTTCATCTGACCAATATTCTGCCCGGTGACACTGCGCTGACCGCGCTTCAGGGCGCGATTGCCAAAAGCTACAGCAGTAAAGGTCAGGAACTGGTTGAGCGAAACTGGCAGGCGCTGGCGATGTCGCGTGAATCGCTTGCTGAGGTGCCGGTTCAGGACATTGATACCAGCAGCCCTGTGCGTCCGCCGGTTGTGTCGGATGAGGCTCCGGATTTTGTTAAAACGGTCACGGCCGCCATGTTAGCTGGACTGGGCGACGCCCTCCCCGTTTCCGCTCTGCCGCCGGATGGCACCTGGCCTGTCGGCACCACCCAATGGGAAAAACGCAACATTGCGGAAGAGATCCCCATCTGGAAGCCTGAAATCTGCACGCAGTGTAACCACTGTGTTGCCGCCTGTCCGCACTCGGCTATCCGCGCTAAAGTGGTGTCACCACAAGCGATGGAGCAGGCGCCTGATGCCCTTCAGTCGCTGGATGTGAAATCACGGGATATGCGCGGACAGAAATACGTGCTCCAGGTGGCCCCGGAAGATTGCACCGGCTGTAATCTGTGCGTGGAAGTTTGCCCGGCAAAAGATCGTCAGAACCCGGAGATCAAGGCCATCAATATGCTGCCGCGCCTTGAGCATGTCGAAGAGGAAAAAGTTAATTATGACTATTTCCTCGAACTGCCGGAAATCGACCGCAGCAAGCTGGAACGCATCGATATTCGTACTTCTCAGTTGATTACCCCGCTGTTTGAATATTCAGGCGCGTGTTCAGGCTGCGGCGAAACACCGTACATTAAATTACTGACCCAGCTGTATGGCGATCGAATGATGATTGCTAACGCCACGGGCTGCTCCTCTATTTATGGCGGTAATTTGCCTTCAACGCCGTATACCACTGATGCCAACGGTCGCGGTCCCGCGTGGGCAAATTCTTTATTTGAGGATAACGCCGAGTTTGGTCTTGGCTTCAGGCTCTCCGTCGATAAGCACCGCGATCGGGCGATGCGCTTGCTGGATACCTTTGCCGATAAAATACCGGCAGAACTGAATAGTGCTCTTCATGCAGAAGCCACGCCGGAAGTGCGTCGTGAGCAGGTAGCAGAGTTGCGCCAGCATCTGGCAAACGTTGAGGGCGCGGAGCAGTTACTGACCGATGCCGACGCACTGGTTGAAAAATCGATCTGGCTGATTGGCGGCGATGGCTGGGCCTATGACATCGGCTTTGGTGGTCTTGATCATGTCATGAGCCTGACGGAAAACGTCAATATTCTGGTGCTGGACACGCAGTGTTACTCCAATACTGGTGGTCAGGCGTCAAAAGCAACGCCGCTGGGGGCAGTGACTAAATTTGGCGAGCACGGTAAGCGCAAAGCCCGCAAGGATTTGGGCGTGAGTATGATGATGTATGGTCATGTTTATGTTGCGCAAATTTCGCTGGGAGCACAGCTTAACCAGACGGTGAAAGCCATTCAGGAAGCCGAATCGTATCCTGGCCCTTCGCTGATCATCGCTTACAGTCCTTGCGAAGAACACGGTTACGATCTGGCTCTGAGTCACGATCAAATGCGCCAGCTCACCACAACTGGTTTCTGGCCGCTGTTCCGCTTTGATCCGCGCCGGGCTGATGAAGGTAAAATCCCGCTGGCGCTCGATTCTCGTCCGCCTTCAGACGCGCTGGCAGAAACGCTTCTCAATGAGCAGCGCTTCCGTCGTCTGAATTCCCAGCAGCCGGAAGTCGCCGAGCAACTCTGGAAAGACGCCGCAGCGGATTTGCAGAAGCGCTATGATTTTCTTGCGCAACTGGCCGGTAAAGCAGAGAAGGCCCCGAGTGAATAA
- a CDS encoding EAL domain-containing protein, which produces MFSGLNENETKKLAAFELLRKEHDSRDQTLGGFAQLARELIGVSGCFVTVFDDKYQYIKYAFNVDSLPEVLPADETMCKYSVGTCQPVICPDARIDPRFTDHPLVVEGNIVFYAAAPLKTKDDFVLGTLCVCDSIAVMPDQQQIDQFLHLAALASAYLESWYSAGRVDVLTSLPNRQSLLEDIDGLAVTGGAGNYTLIIFDCIDINRTYELSRYLGIAAVENMLRSFPPLLRMRLDIDPSVVLYAFATARYALLMKEEDADELVQKAVGFPATLTKITGDIEISLSVHVGYLTFSPAQTRGQEVLRKTVSALHEAIRQDVPVRAFDPLMDEKRNDEFRLLYDLGEALKMEGQLYLAYQPKVSLRTGEIKGVEALLRWEHPTLGNVSPTIIIALAERTSLMAEITQWVIRHTLRQIQTWHAEGVSVPVSINITVSDFSSPGFSLKLTRQIIAAGLTPADIRIECLETEKMLESPAALNELDILKSIGFVILLDDFGAGNSNINYLRRIPVDIIKLDRSLISQITSDPGSRIIARNVVVMLKELNYTVLAEGVEDRETALLLTSFGCDEAQGYYFSKPMSPAQLPAWIASNPVVEKLRH; this is translated from the coding sequence GGGGGGTTTGCTCAGCTGGCAAGAGAGCTGATTGGCGTATCCGGCTGTTTTGTCACCGTATTTGACGATAAATATCAGTACATCAAATATGCATTTAATGTGGATTCACTGCCGGAAGTGCTGCCGGCCGATGAGACAATGTGCAAATATTCCGTTGGCACCTGTCAGCCGGTGATCTGTCCTGATGCCCGTATCGATCCCCGCTTTACCGATCATCCGCTGGTGGTTGAAGGCAACATTGTGTTTTACGCTGCCGCGCCCTTAAAAACAAAAGATGATTTTGTTCTCGGTACGCTGTGCGTATGCGACTCAATCGCGGTCATGCCCGATCAGCAGCAAATTGACCAGTTCTTGCATTTGGCCGCTTTAGCCAGTGCCTACCTCGAGTCCTGGTATTCAGCCGGACGCGTGGACGTCCTGACCTCATTACCAAACCGGCAAAGTCTGCTGGAAGACATTGATGGCCTGGCGGTAACGGGCGGCGCAGGTAACTACACGCTGATTATTTTTGACTGCATTGATATTAATCGAACTTATGAACTCTCCCGCTATCTGGGGATCGCAGCCGTCGAGAATATGTTGCGCAGTTTTCCTCCGCTGTTGCGTATGCGTCTCGATATCGATCCCTCGGTGGTACTCTATGCCTTTGCCACCGCGCGCTATGCCCTGTTGATGAAAGAAGAAGACGCTGACGAACTGGTGCAAAAGGCCGTGGGATTTCCCGCCACGCTCACCAAAATCACCGGGGATATCGAAATATCGCTGAGTGTTCATGTCGGTTATCTGACCTTCAGTCCGGCGCAGACCCGTGGGCAGGAAGTGCTGCGCAAAACGGTCAGCGCCCTGCACGAGGCTATTCGTCAGGATGTACCGGTCAGGGCATTCGATCCGTTAATGGATGAGAAGCGAAACGATGAATTTCGCCTGCTGTATGATTTGGGCGAAGCCCTGAAAATGGAAGGACAGCTTTATTTGGCCTATCAGCCAAAAGTTTCGCTGCGCACGGGTGAGATTAAAGGCGTGGAGGCCCTGCTGCGCTGGGAACATCCGACCCTGGGTAATGTATCCCCTACCATCATTATTGCCCTCGCTGAACGTACCAGCCTGATGGCAGAAATTACCCAGTGGGTGATCCGCCATACGCTCAGGCAAATTCAGACCTGGCACGCTGAGGGCGTCTCAGTACCAGTATCCATTAACATTACCGTCAGCGATTTCTCCAGCCCCGGTTTTTCACTTAAGTTAACCCGCCAGATTATCGCCGCGGGTTTAACACCTGCGGATATTCGCATTGAATGTCTGGAAACAGAGAAGATGCTCGAAAGCCCGGCGGCGTTAAACGAACTGGATATTTTAAAATCGATCGGGTTTGTCATTCTGCTGGATGATTTTGGCGCCGGGAACAGTAATATTAATTATCTGCGCCGCATTCCGGTCGATATTATTAAGCTGGACCGCTCTTTAATCAGCCAGATTACCTCCGATCCCGGTAGCCGAATTATCGCCCGTAATGTGGTCGTTATGCTTAAGGAGCTAAACTATACCGTGCTGGCGGAAGGGGTTGAGGATCGTGAAACCGCCCTGCTGTTGACATCGTTTGGTTGCGATGAAGCTCAGGGATACTACTTTTCAAAGCCAATGTCACCCGCGCAGCTACCGGCGTGGATCGCGAGCAATCCGGTGGTGGAAAAGCTTCGCCATTAA
- the hslJ gene encoding heat shock protein HslJ produces the protein MKKGIALLCALMLSGCVTDKDTSVTAESLQQQRFVLQTANGKPVTATDKPLELAFGQKVIALERIQISGSMCNRFTGAAKMSAGELKVDNLAMTRMMCNDPQLNTLDHTLSAMLSAGAQVDLTGDQLTLATADQTLTFKRVNEAS, from the coding sequence ATGAAGAAAGGTATTGCGCTGCTTTGCGCACTGATGCTGTCAGGTTGCGTCACGGATAAAGACACCTCCGTGACAGCAGAAAGTTTACAGCAGCAGCGCTTTGTGCTGCAAACGGCAAACGGTAAGCCGGTTACTGCCACGGACAAACCGCTGGAGCTGGCCTTTGGTCAGAAGGTAATCGCTCTGGAAAGAATTCAGATTTCAGGCTCAATGTGTAACCGTTTTACCGGCGCGGCGAAAATGTCTGCTGGTGAACTGAAAGTAGATAACCTGGCAATGACGCGCATGATGTGTAACGATCCGCAGCTGAACACGCTGGATCACACGCTCAGCGCTATGCTTAGCGCCGGCGCACAGGTTGACCTTACTGGCGACCAGTTGACTCTGGCAACGGCAGATCAGACCCTGACGTTTAAACGCGTCAACGAGGCGAGTTAA
- a CDS encoding KTSC domain-containing protein has translation MQHHPVKSSRIASIAWDEKSTTLEIAFCNADIIQYRGVPARIFRDFLIVVSKGRFYDGVIKGKYPEKKLTHR, from the coding sequence ATGCAACACCATCCCGTAAAATCATCCAGAATTGCGTCCATTGCCTGGGACGAAAAATCCACCACGCTTGAAATTGCGTTTTGTAATGCAGATATTATTCAGTATCGCGGCGTCCCTGCGCGTATTTTCCGTGACTTTCTTATCGTGGTTTCCAAAGGCCGTTTTTACGATGGCGTGATTAAAGGCAAATATCCGGAGAAAAAACTTACCCACCGTTAA
- the ompC gene encoding porin OmpC: MKRKVLALMIPALLVAGAVNAAEVYNKDGNKVDVYGKVDGLHYFSDNHGADGDQTYVRFGFKGETQINDQLTGYGQWEYNVQANTTESQGSNAWTRLGFAGLKVGDYGSFDYGRNYGVLYDIEAWTDMLPEFGGDSYTQTDNFMTGRANGVATYRNADFFGLVDGLNMALQYQGNNESASNNQEGTNNGRDLRNENGDGFGISTTYDLGMGATFGAAYTSSDRTNDQVNAGGKVAGGDKAEAWTAGLKYDANNIYLASMYSETRNMTAYGNTGVANETQNVEVTAQYQFDFGLRPAVSFLMSKGRNLNGNADTSKDLVKYADVGATYYFNKNFSTYVDYKINLLDEDNNFYANNDINTDDVVALGMVYQF, translated from the coding sequence ATGAAAAGAAAAGTACTGGCCCTCATGATCCCTGCATTATTAGTAGCAGGTGCTGTTAATGCTGCTGAAGTCTATAATAAAGACGGCAATAAAGTAGATGTCTACGGTAAAGTAGATGGTCTGCATTATTTCTCTGACAACCACGGTGCTGATGGCGATCAGACCTATGTTCGTTTCGGCTTTAAAGGTGAAACACAGATTAATGACCAGTTGACCGGTTACGGTCAGTGGGAATACAACGTTCAGGCTAACACCACTGAAAGCCAGGGCTCTAACGCCTGGACCCGTCTGGGCTTCGCTGGCCTGAAAGTGGGTGATTACGGCTCTTTCGACTACGGTCGTAACTATGGCGTACTGTACGATATCGAAGCCTGGACCGATATGCTGCCGGAATTCGGCGGCGACTCTTATACCCAGACTGACAACTTCATGACTGGCCGCGCCAATGGCGTGGCGACTTACCGCAATGCCGATTTCTTCGGTCTGGTTGACGGTCTGAACATGGCTTTACAGTATCAGGGTAACAACGAGTCCGCGAGCAACAATCAGGAAGGGACCAATAACGGCCGCGATCTGCGTAACGAGAACGGCGACGGTTTCGGTATCTCTACCACCTATGACCTGGGCATGGGCGCAACCTTCGGTGCTGCTTATACCAGCTCCGATCGTACTAACGATCAGGTTAACGCCGGTGGCAAAGTGGCAGGTGGCGATAAAGCAGAAGCCTGGACTGCAGGCCTGAAATATGATGCGAACAACATCTATCTGGCAAGCATGTACTCTGAAACTCGTAACATGACGGCGTACGGGAATACCGGTGTTGCTAACGAAACCCAGAACGTTGAAGTGACTGCACAGTACCAGTTCGATTTCGGTCTGCGTCCGGCAGTCTCTTTCCTGATGTCCAAAGGCCGCAACCTGAATGGTAATGCAGACACCAGCAAAGACCTGGTTAAATATGCTGATGTTGGTGCAACCTATTACTTTAACAAAAACTTCTCCACCTATGTTGATTACAAAATCAACCTGCTGGATGAAGATAACAACTTCTACGCAAACAATGACATCAATACTGATGACGTTGTAGCACTGGGTATGGTTTACCAGTTCTGA
- a CDS encoding 2-hydroxyacid dehydrogenase, translating to MKLAVYSTKQYDKKYLQHVNDDYGFELEFFDFLLTEKTAKTANGCEGVCIFVNDDASRPVLEELKNHGVKFIALRCAGFNNVDLDAAKELGLRVVRVPAYSPEAVAEHAVGMMMTLNRRIHRAYQRTRDANFSLEGLTGFTMHGKTAGVIGTGKIGLATLRILKGFGMRLLAVDPYPNAAVLDLGAEYVDLDTLLSQSDVISLHCPMTAENYHLLNQSAFDRMKNGVMIINTSRGGLIDSQAAIDALKTQKIGALGMDVYENERDLFFEDKSNDVIQDDVFRRLSACHNVLFTGHQAFLTAEALISISETTLENLRQLENNETCPNALV from the coding sequence ATGAAACTCGCCGTGTACAGTACCAAACAGTATGACAAAAAGTACTTGCAGCATGTTAACGACGATTATGGCTTCGAACTGGAATTTTTTGATTTTTTGCTGACCGAAAAGACCGCAAAAACGGCCAATGGCTGCGAAGGTGTGTGCATCTTCGTTAATGATGACGCCAGCCGTCCGGTGCTGGAAGAACTTAAAAATCACGGTGTGAAATTTATTGCCCTGCGCTGTGCCGGGTTTAATAACGTCGATCTGGATGCAGCCAAAGAGCTGGGCCTGCGCGTCGTTCGCGTACCGGCGTATTCGCCGGAAGCGGTAGCAGAACATGCTGTCGGCATGATGATGACGTTAAACCGCCGTATTCACCGCGCCTATCAACGTACCCGCGATGCTAACTTTTCGCTGGAAGGGTTAACCGGATTTACCATGCACGGTAAAACGGCAGGCGTAATCGGTACCGGTAAAATTGGCCTCGCCACGCTGCGTATCCTGAAAGGATTTGGGATGCGGCTGCTGGCCGTCGATCCCTATCCGAATGCTGCCGTGCTGGATCTGGGTGCCGAGTATGTCGATTTGGACACCCTGCTTTCTCAATCGGATGTGATTTCACTTCATTGCCCTATGACGGCAGAAAACTATCATCTGCTGAATCAAAGTGCGTTCGATCGAATGAAAAATGGCGTGATGATTATCAATACCAGCCGCGGCGGATTAATCGACTCGCAGGCGGCGATTGATGCGCTCAAAACGCAGAAAATCGGCGCGCTGGGTATGGACGTTTATGAAAACGAACGCGACCTGTTTTTCGAAGACAAGTCTAATGATGTGATCCAGGATGATGTTTTCCGTCGTCTTTCTGCCTGTCATAACGTACTTTTTACCGGCCATCAGGCGTTTTTGACCGCCGAAGCGCTGATCAGTATTTCGGAGACAACGCTGGAAAACCTGCGTCAGCTGGAAAATAACGAAACCTGTCCGAACGCCCTCGTCTAG
- the uspF gene encoding universal stress protein UspF, with protein MNRTILVPIDVSDSDLTQRVVSHVESQARIDDAQVHFLTVVPSFPYYASLGLAQSGQLPSMDELQQEATNKLKEIAAQFQIPDDRKQTHLAEGSPKDKILELAKSLSADLIILASHRPDISTYLLGSNAAAVVRHAECSVLVVR; from the coding sequence ATGAACAGAACAATTCTTGTCCCGATTGATGTATCTGATAGCGATCTAACACAGCGCGTGGTGTCTCACGTTGAATCTCAGGCGCGTATTGATGACGCTCAGGTTCACTTTTTGACGGTAGTCCCTTCATTTCCTTACTATGCCTCTCTGGGTCTTGCCCAGTCCGGTCAGCTCCCCTCTATGGATGAGCTACAGCAAGAGGCCACCAACAAGCTGAAAGAGATTGCCGCGCAGTTTCAAATCCCCGACGATCGTAAACAAACGCACCTTGCTGAAGGTTCGCCAAAAGATAAAATTCTTGAACTGGCGAAATCCCTTTCTGCCGATCTAATTATTCTTGCTTCACATCGACCTGATATCTCGACCTACCTGTTAGGTTCAAACGCTGCCGCCGTTGTCCGACACGCTGAGTGTTCAGTCCTGGTAGTACGTTAA
- the ttcA gene encoding tRNA 2-thiocytidine(32) synthetase TtcA, which yields MSQNPDVTKKEQYNINKLQKRLRRNVGEAIADFNMIEEGDRIMVCLSGGKDSYTMLEILRNLQQSAPVNFSLVAVNLDQKQPGFPEHILPAYLEQLGVEYKIVEENTYGIVKEKIPEGKTTCSLCSRLRRGILYRTATELGATKIALGHHRDDILQTLFLNMFYGGKMKGMPPKLMSDDGQHIVIRPLAYCREKDIVRFSEAKAFPIIPCNLCGSQPNLQRQVIGDMLRDWDKRYPGRIETMFSAMQNVVPSHLSDTSLFDFKGLQHGSEVVDGGDLAFDREEIPLQPAGWQPEDEDVLRDEMRLNVIEVK from the coding sequence ATGAGTCAGAATCCGGACGTAACAAAGAAAGAACAGTACAATATTAACAAACTCCAGAAACGCCTGCGCCGCAATGTCGGTGAGGCTATTGCTGACTTTAATATGATTGAAGAAGGCGATCGCATTATGGTGTGTCTGTCAGGGGGTAAAGACAGCTATACCATGCTTGAGATTTTACGTAATCTCCAGCAAAGCGCGCCGGTCAATTTCTCGCTGGTGGCGGTGAATCTCGATCAAAAACAGCCGGGCTTCCCGGAGCATATTCTGCCGGCGTATCTGGAACAACTTGGCGTCGAGTACAAGATTGTTGAAGAGAATACCTACGGTATCGTTAAAGAAAAAATTCCTGAAGGGAAAACCACCTGTTCCCTGTGCTCGCGTCTGCGTCGCGGAATTCTGTACCGTACCGCTACGGAACTGGGCGCGACTAAGATTGCCCTCGGCCATCATCGCGATGATATCCTGCAAACGTTATTCCTCAACATGTTCTACGGCGGGAAAATGAAAGGGATGCCGCCGAAGCTGATGAGCGACGATGGACAACATATTGTTATTCGTCCGCTGGCCTACTGTCGCGAGAAAGATATTGTTCGTTTCTCCGAGGCCAAAGCCTTCCCGATTATTCCCTGTAACCTCTGCGGCTCACAGCCGAATCTGCAACGTCAGGTCATCGGCGATATGCTGCGCGACTGGGATAAGCGTTATCCGGGCCGCATTGAAACGATGTTCAGCGCGATGCAAAATGTGGTGCCCTCGCATTTAAGTGATACGTCTTTATTTGATTTTAAAGGACTTCAGCACGGATCTGAGGTGGTGGATGGCGGCGATTTAGCATTCGACCGCGAAGAGATCCCGCTGCAACCAGCTGGCTGGCAGCCTGAAGATGAAGATGTATTACGTGATGAAATGCGGTTGAACGTCATCGAAGTGAAATGA
- a CDS encoding DUF333 domain-containing protein, which produces MRAAFLMGLAVLALSACSSNEPVQQATAAHVAPGMKAAMSSSGQANCAMIGGTLSAARQLDGSSAGMCALPNGKRCSEQSLAGGTCGSY; this is translated from the coding sequence ATGCGAGCAGCTTTTTTAATGGGATTAGCCGTACTGGCACTGTCGGCGTGTAGCAGCAATGAACCTGTACAGCAGGCGACGGCGGCCCACGTAGCGCCGGGCATGAAGGCGGCAATGTCCAGTTCAGGCCAGGCAAATTGTGCGATGATCGGCGGCACCCTGTCGGCTGCACGCCAGCTCGATGGCTCCAGCGCCGGAATGTGCGCCTTGCCCAACGGCAAACGCTGTAGCGAACAGTCGCTTGCCGGTGGCACCTGCGGAAGCTATTAA